A window of the Deltaproteobacteria bacterium genome harbors these coding sequences:
- a CDS encoding sigma-70 family RNA polymerase sigma factor, whose product MKERVLQEDDRIIEGLKSRDEQAVMDLIDKYQGRIYNLAISILRNEGDAEEITQDVFMTVYQKIDSFKGDSAFFSWVYRICVNACLMRLRNRKRTDAVSIEDFMPVFTEEGRHASEIGDWSREVERRVLNRELGEVLRKFIAELSDKYRVVLVLSDVEGLSNEETANILGLSIPAVKSRLHRARLFLRERLDQYLKAGEL is encoded by the coding sequence ATGAAAGAACGGGTCTTGCAGGAAGACGACCGGATCATAGAGGGCCTCAAGAGCCGGGACGAGCAGGCCGTCATGGACCTGATCGACAAGTACCAGGGGAGGATATACAACCTCGCCATATCCATACTGCGCAACGAGGGAGACGCGGAGGAAATCACCCAGGACGTGTTCATGACCGTGTACCAGAAAATAGATTCTTTCAAGGGAGATTCGGCCTTCTTTTCGTGGGTCTACCGCATCTGCGTGAACGCCTGCCTGATGCGCCTGAGGAACCGGAAGAGGACCGATGCCGTTTCGATAGAGGATTTCATGCCCGTGTTTACCGAGGAAGGACGACATGCGAGCGAGATCGGGGACTGGTCCCGGGAGGTTGAGCGCCGCGTTTTGAACAGGGAGCTCGGGGAGGTGCTCAGGAAGTTCATTGCCGAGCTCTCCGATAAGTACCGGGTGGTTCTCGTGCTGAGCGATGTGGAAGGCCTCTCGAACGAAGAGACGGCGAACATTCTCGGTTTGAGCATACCTGCCGTGAAATCTCGCCTGCACAGGGCACGGCTCTTTCTGAGGGAGCGCCTGGACCAATACTTGAAGGCGGGAGAATTGTGA